One Clostridium estertheticum DNA segment encodes these proteins:
- a CDS encoding GNAT family N-acetyltransferase — translation MKLELLRACSEMEDQYYDFINDWEKDGDAIVPYAARLLDMDYKTWLDHTYKIETVNTGFVPAHTYFLVIDNKKIIGAVNIRHYLNDYLFNFGGHIGYGIRPSERKKGYASLMLSMALPIAKELGIDKILITCDKNNGGSAKTIINNGGVLENEVPEDGEITQRYWIEV, via the coding sequence ATGAAACTAGAATTATTAAGAGCTTGTAGTGAAATGGAAGATCAATATTATGATTTTATTAATGATTGGGAAAAAGATGGAGACGCAATTGTTCCATATGCTGCAAGATTATTAGACATGGATTATAAAACATGGTTGGATCATACATATAAAATTGAAACTGTAAATACTGGTTTTGTTCCTGCACACACATACTTTTTAGTTATAGATAATAAAAAAATTATTGGAGCAGTAAACATTAGACATTATCTAAATGACTACTTATTTAATTTTGGTGGGCATATTGGTTATGGCATTCGTCCCTCAGAGCGAAAAAAAGGATATGCATCATTGATGTTATCTATGGCTTTACCGATAGCAAAGGAACTTGGAATTGATAAGATTTTGATTACTTGTGATAAAAATAATGGAGGTTCAGCTAAAACAATTATAAATAATGGTGGAGTTCTAGAAAATGAAGTTCCTGAAGATGGAGAAATAACTCAAAGATACTGGATAGAGGTTTAA
- a CDS encoding NUDIX hydrolase translates to MRQPFNILVFPFYSDSNNNIKYAIFKRSDGDFWQGIAGGVEDEEGMLEAAKRESYEEARIKSDCEFINLDSIASVPATVFDCHLSWGPNVYVVKETSFGVRVNEKNLVISEEHTSFEWFTYEEAIQLLKWDSNKISLWELNQRLLKPKV, encoded by the coding sequence GTGAGACAGCCATTTAATATATTAGTTTTTCCATTTTATAGTGATAGTAATAATAACATAAAATACGCAATATTTAAGAGAAGTGATGGAGATTTCTGGCAAGGAATAGCAGGGGGAGTTGAAGATGAGGAAGGAATGCTTGAAGCTGCAAAAAGAGAAAGTTATGAAGAAGCTAGAATAAAAAGCGATTGTGAATTTATTAATCTTGATTCTATTGCTTCTGTTCCAGCAACGGTATTTGATTGTCATTTATCTTGGGGGCCTAATGTATATGTTGTAAAAGAAACTTCTTTTGGAGTAAGAGTAAATGAGAAAAACTTAGTTATATCAGAAGAGCATACAAGCTTTGAATGGTTTACTTATGAAGAAGCAATACAATTACTAAAATGGGATAGTAATAAAATATCTTTATGGGAACTTAACCAGCGCTTGTTAAAGCCTAAAGTATGA
- a CDS encoding class I SAM-dependent methyltransferase: MTIENQREYFNNTYEKWKEISDEKGKIINKAINILGISEGNSVLDVASGTGVVYTVLKNMRLSNYVALDISENMLKELEHLYPGAKTICDDFDKDIDLKENFDYILIFNSIPHFKNLNIVFSNARKHLKIGGIFAIVHSKTRSELKEHHKRIGYNLAREAIPSDDTLYELVKQYDFREVIVRDDDFFYFSCKNSTRGNFI, translated from the coding sequence ATGACTATTGAAAATCAAAGAGAATACTTTAACAATACATATGAAAAATGGAAAGAAATATCTGATGAAAAAGGTAAGATTATAAATAAAGCTATAAATATTTTAGGTATATCGGAGGGAAATTCCGTTCTTGATGTAGCATCCGGAACAGGAGTAGTATATACAGTTTTAAAGAATATGCGATTAAGTAATTATGTGGCCTTAGATATATCAGAAAATATGTTGAAAGAATTAGAGCACCTATATCCTGGTGCAAAAACTATATGTGATGATTTTGATAAAGATATAGACTTAAAAGAAAACTTTGATTATATTTTAATATTTAATAGCATACCACATTTTAAAAACTTAAATATAGTATTTTCAAATGCTAGGAAACATTTGAAAATTGGAGGAATTTTTGCAATAGTACATTCAAAAACTCGAAGCGAATTAAAAGAACATCATAAAAGAATTGGATATAATTTGGCGAGAGAAGCAATTCCTAGTGATGATACTTTATATGAGCTTGTAAAGCAATATGATTTTAGAGAAGTCATAGTAAGAGATGATGATTTTTTCTATTTTAGTTGTAAAAACTCTACAAGGGGAAATTTCATATAA
- a CDS encoding HAD family hydrolase gives MIKAILFDWNGVLVEPKEEMRTRANCIYDKILKNTASEGEIIEIVKCFKKYEPLWESLPILRKHFKMCVVNNGPKETFKYWDKYYGYSEYMDFVNSEIEGAAKPFPKIFEIACKRLRVNTDEVIYMDDNYGFPEETKKLNMDFIHWDSTENGFKKFKEYLKKHLDIDV, from the coding sequence GTGATAAAAGCTATATTATTTGATTGGAACGGAGTTTTGGTTGAACCTAAAGAAGAAATGAGAACAAGAGCAAATTGTATTTATGATAAAATACTAAAAAACACTGCCTCTGAAGGCGAAATCATAGAAATTGTTAAGTGCTTTAAAAAGTATGAACCATTATGGGAATCATTGCCTATATTAAGAAAACACTTTAAAATGTGTGTTGTTAATAATGGTCCTAAAGAAACATTCAAATATTGGGATAAGTATTATGGATACTCTGAATATATGGATTTTGTTAATTCAGAAATTGAAGGTGCTGCGAAACCATTTCCTAAAATATTTGAGATAGCATGTAAAAGATTGAGGGTAAATACTGATGAGGTCATCTATATGGATGATAATTATGGATTCCCGGAAGAAACAAAAAAGTTAAATATGGATTTCATACATTGGGATTCAACCGAAAATGGATTTAAAAAGTTCAAAGAATATTTGAAAAAACATTTAGATATTGATGTATAA
- a CDS encoding DUF5700 domain-containing putative Zn-dependent protease — MEIKVRYDTVSKMIELCRKHKEGMLKRTELEELLNHDDYKVEFERYNQKELPMCGIKKEEFIDYFMNFFNLSINDIKNERLKMHHEQYTFLFDNLDFYEQEIEKLNSLNVDIFEEGLKYTFKGLPSEVTFDRLDFIFTISIGNSFGWFYEHYSHFDIINFFSVFDVNIFRNYIGHEVHHVGLNKFMEEIYEGHLSLEEHLYLFLSFEGLAVKYCNNGQGVLTNPIYDGEPNIGMDNFTWNYFENDFDETFNNFKLQIKSIKEGKIKDINELNAIISNYWLTLYTDEQEKSEIPKLKHSRNYYFGCNIWGLIHDVYGKDMVYEVIRDPKKFPEIFDKALKEIGKEDLCI, encoded by the coding sequence ATGGAGATAAAAGTTAGATATGATACTGTTTCTAAAATGATAGAACTTTGCAGAAAGCACAAGGAGGGAATGCTAAAGAGGACAGAATTAGAAGAATTATTAAATCATGATGATTATAAAGTAGAGTTTGAAAGATATAATCAAAAAGAGCTACCTATGTGTGGTATAAAAAAGGAGGAATTTATAGATTACTTTATGAATTTTTTCAATTTGAGTATTAATGACATAAAAAATGAAAGGTTAAAAATGCATCATGAACAATATACCTTCCTATTTGATAACTTAGATTTTTATGAGCAAGAGATTGAAAAATTAAATAGTTTGAATGTGGATATATTTGAAGAAGGGCTTAAATATACATTTAAGGGATTACCAAGTGAAGTGACTTTTGACAGATTAGACTTTATATTTACTATTAGTATAGGAAACAGTTTTGGCTGGTTTTATGAGCACTACTCACATTTTGATATAATCAACTTTTTTAGTGTATTTGACGTGAACATATTTAGAAATTATATAGGTCACGAAGTCCACCATGTAGGCTTGAATAAATTTATGGAAGAGATATATGAAGGCCATCTATCCCTGGAGGAGCATTTATATTTATTTCTTTCATTTGAGGGTTTAGCAGTAAAATATTGTAATAATGGACAAGGAGTATTAACTAATCCTATATATGATGGAGAGCCTAACATTGGAATGGACAATTTCACTTGGAATTACTTTGAGAATGATTTTGATGAAACGTTCAATAATTTTAAGCTTCAAATAAAGTCTATTAAAGAAGGTAAAATCAAAGATATTAACGAATTAAATGCTATTATTTCAAACTATTGGCTTACATTATACACAGATGAACAGGAGAAGAGTGAAATTCCCAAACTAAAGCATTCTAGAAACTACTATTTTGGCTGCAACATATGGGGCTTAATACATGACGTATATGGAAAAGATATGGTTTATGAAGTAATAAGAGATCCAAAGAAGTTCCCAGAGATATTTGATAAAGCTTTAAAAGAGATAGGAAAAGAAGACCTTTGTATATAA
- a CDS encoding MBL fold metallo-hydrolase — MKVITLFENRTISKEYKCKHGLSLYIETSHHKILFDTGTDQSFAHNAGKLGVNLEDIDIAVISHGHYDHGGGLETFLKLNSKAKIYIGRGAFDNHLVKVFGIIKYNIGLKKELINNNRFVFVDGLMKIDDKLTLFGDIKGNKLLPKGNDKLLKEFSNKSIKKDDFDHEISLLINHNNKYSLFCGCAHKGIVNIIERTRDIIDSDLNTVIGGFHLMRMNIKNPDSKVFLNDLSANLISSNVDKYYTCHCTGEQAYSYLCNTMSNLNELKTGMVIEI; from the coding sequence ATGAAAGTTATAACATTGTTTGAAAACAGAACTATCTCAAAAGAATATAAATGTAAACATGGGTTATCGTTATATATAGAAACATCTCATCATAAGATATTATTCGATACTGGAACAGATCAATCATTTGCCCATAATGCTGGCAAGTTAGGTGTGAACTTGGAAGATATAGACATAGCAGTTATATCACATGGACATTATGATCATGGTGGTGGGTTAGAAACATTTTTAAAACTCAATAGCAAAGCAAAGATTTACATTGGGAGGGGCGCATTTGATAATCATCTGGTAAAAGTGTTTGGGATTATTAAATACAATATAGGGTTGAAAAAAGAATTAATAAATAATAATAGGTTTGTGTTCGTAGATGGACTTATGAAAATAGATGATAAGCTTACTTTATTTGGTGATATTAAAGGTAATAAGCTGCTGCCTAAAGGTAATGATAAGTTATTAAAAGAGTTTAGTAATAAATCCATAAAAAAAGATGATTTTGACCATGAAATAAGCCTGTTGATTAATCATAATAATAAATACAGTTTATTTTGCGGTTGTGCGCACAAAGGTATTGTTAATATAATTGAGAGAACAAGAGATATTATTGATAGTGACTTGAATACAGTAATTGGTGGATTTCATTTAATGAGAATGAATATTAAAAATCCAGATTCTAAAGTATTTTTAAATGATCTTTCAGCCAATCTAATTAGCAGTAATGTCGATAAGTATTATACTTGCCATTGTACTGGGGAACAAGCTTATAGTTATTTATGTAATACCATGAGCAATTTAAATGAGTTAAAAACAGGAATGGTTATTGAAATATAG
- a CDS encoding Type 1 glutamine amidotransferase-like domain-containing protein, giving the protein MNLVLYSKLEPEINLNTQKKINNVLLEMVNNDAATVGLIEHTTDKENKYYKRNVDFYKKLGIYNILRFDLDERYNQLLEEKLFQCDIIHLPGGNTFYFLYMLKKRNMICRLQEYVKNGGIIVGVSAGALVVSPTIRSAQFGDENDVGLDNLYALGLVPFEIMPHWNRWSHYLTDLQKYSLKNNVIIYTVSDGEGIIVQEDYVKLYGDIGMIENGVYNKK; this is encoded by the coding sequence ATGAATTTAGTTTTATATAGTAAATTAGAACCTGAAATAAATTTAAATACGCAAAAAAAAATAAATAACGTCTTATTAGAAATGGTGAATAATGATGCCGCAACAGTTGGATTAATTGAACATACCACAGATAAAGAAAATAAATATTATAAAAGAAATGTTGATTTCTACAAGAAATTAGGTATTTATAATATACTGCGTTTTGATCTAGATGAGCGGTATAATCAATTACTTGAAGAAAAATTATTTCAATGCGATATCATTCATTTGCCAGGAGGAAATACATTTTACTTTTTATATATGCTTAAAAAGCGAAACATGATATGCAGGTTGCAAGAGTATGTAAAAAATGGAGGTATAATAGTAGGCGTTAGTGCAGGTGCGCTTGTGGTTTCACCAACTATTCGTAGCGCACAGTTTGGGGATGAAAATGATGTGGGTTTGGATAATTTGTACGCTTTAGGGTTAGTACCTTTTGAAATAATGCCTCATTGGAATAGATGGTCCCACTATTTAACTGACTTACAAAAGTACTCCCTTAAGAACAATGTCATTATTTATACTGTAAGTGATGGTGAGGGGATAATAGTGCAAGAAGATTATGTAAAACTATATGGAGATATTGGAATGATAGAAAATGGAGTTTATAATAAAAAATAG
- a CDS encoding DJ-1/PfpI family protein produces MNKILIFIFDGMTDYEIAFIAHLLNSDAGKEIITIAYKSNPIIGKTGFTYKPSKLVKDVLNEDVEGLIIPGGWFGDTKPELIELINKLNSKGKLIGAICGAGTVFLAKAGILDNVKYTTPAVEWTQKHIDVFGEKDPFPRNNFISQRVVRDKNIITAQGIAFVDFAIEICDWFKLFDNQEERNNFTNNIRGV; encoded by the coding sequence ATGAATAAAATATTGATCTTTATCTTTGATGGAATGACAGATTATGAGATAGCATTTATTGCCCACCTTTTGAATTCAGATGCTGGCAAGGAAATAATCACTATCGCATATAAGTCTAATCCAATTATAGGTAAAACAGGATTTACATATAAACCATCGAAATTGGTCAAGGATGTATTGAACGAAGATGTAGAAGGGCTAATAATTCCTGGTGGATGGTTCGGAGATACTAAACCTGAACTAATTGAATTAATTAATAAATTAAATTCAAAAGGAAAACTAATAGGCGCTATATGTGGTGCCGGAACAGTATTCTTGGCAAAGGCAGGCATACTCGACAATGTTAAATACACTACTCCCGCTGTTGAATGGACTCAGAAACATATTGATGTATTTGGAGAAAAAGACCCATTTCCAAGAAACAATTTTATCTCACAAAGGGTCGTAAGAGATAAAAATATAATAACTGCGCAAGGGATAGCTTTCGTGGATTTTGCAATAGAAATATGTGATTGGTTTAAATTGTTTGATAATCAAGAGGAGCGGAATAATTTTACTAATAATATTAGGGGAGTATAA
- a CDS encoding XAC2610-related protein produces MKIYNRISIGLSCVLIALLCSSCSKNTNPQSQLTEPKTQPANNGNVEVKKNISTEPISEKPTKSSIEPFIVLKDKIHPSFPEYKFKVYGQKKDALYSASKIEVYNEVEKKVQELAFSATSTPDGNQLGIVIEDMNFDGYKDIRIQQFLPATANVPYYYWLWDKETSKFIKNNELEKITSPVFDSESKLIKSNVKGNAGTYYDYEYKYIDSKPTLIREIERIADLEKNLWHITIKELVEKEMRVTKKYDEKIK; encoded by the coding sequence ATGAAAATATATAATAGGATTTCTATTGGACTATCCTGTGTTTTAATTGCACTATTATGTTCAAGTTGCAGTAAAAACACAAATCCACAAAGTCAACTGACAGAACCAAAAACTCAACCTGCTAATAATGGCAACGTGGAGGTAAAGAAAAATATATCTACGGAGCCAATATCTGAAAAACCTACTAAATCTTCCATAGAACCATTTATTGTTTTAAAGGATAAAATACATCCATCATTTCCTGAGTACAAATTTAAAGTTTATGGTCAGAAAAAGGACGCTTTATACAGTGCAAGCAAGATTGAAGTGTACAATGAAGTTGAAAAGAAAGTGCAAGAATTAGCGTTCAGTGCTACAAGTACTCCGGATGGTAATCAATTAGGTATAGTAATTGAAGATATGAACTTTGATGGGTATAAGGATATTAGAATACAGCAATTTCTCCCTGCTACGGCGAATGTACCATACTATTATTGGCTATGGGATAAAGAAACATCAAAATTCATAAAAAATAATGAGCTGGAAAAAATCACTTCTCCTGTATTTGATTCTGAGAGCAAATTAATCAAATCAAATGTTAAAGGAAATGCAGGCACATACTATGATTATGAGTATAAATATATTGATAGCAAGCCTACTCTTATTAGAGAGATTGAAAGAATCGCAGATTTAGAAAAAAACCTTTGGCATATAACTATAAAAGAATTAGTTGAAAAAGAAATGAGAGTAACAAAGAAATATGATGAAAAAATCAAATAA
- a CDS encoding GNAT family N-acetyltransferase, with protein MVQIFNEKNISFELRQSPIPEFSWHTSQKLSEIVKSKHLQFDVRSLDAGKYSYPYHFHRNSEEIFVILSGKATLRTPSEFVELNKGDIVFFEIGPEGAHQLYNHTEEPCMFIDIGTNVGLDVCEYPDSGKINILPYHEVYQSNRKVDYYKGEDKVSEKWPDIMSVSNLNTERLILIPMSLDITKSLMEENTKVVEKLGLNMESDWPTEDTKDILPMVKSALEKSIIPTGFECWMIVKKDTMKIIGDIGFKGQPDEKKEIEVGYGLVEKERGKGFATEALCEILDWAFSQRNVDVIKADCLINNLASIHVLEKVRMKEINRDQELIYWELQKNSR; from the coding sequence ATGGTGCAGATATTCAATGAAAAAAACATATCCTTTGAACTCAGGCAATCACCAATTCCAGAATTCTCATGGCATACGAGTCAGAAGTTGTCAGAAATAGTTAAGTCAAAACATCTACAGTTTGATGTAAGATCCCTTGATGCGGGCAAATACTCTTACCCATATCATTTTCACAGAAATTCTGAGGAGATATTTGTAATTTTATCTGGAAAAGCTACACTTCGAACACCAAGTGAATTTGTGGAACTAAATAAAGGTGATATTGTATTTTTTGAAATTGGACCAGAAGGTGCTCATCAACTTTATAATCATACAGAGGAACCATGTATGTTCATAGATATAGGTACTAATGTTGGCTTAGATGTCTGTGAATATCCTGATTCAGGAAAAATAAATATTTTACCATATCACGAAGTATACCAAAGTAATCGAAAGGTGGATTATTATAAAGGTGAAGATAAAGTAAGTGAAAAATGGCCAGATATAATGAGTGTAAGTAATTTAAATACAGAGAGATTAATATTAATACCAATGTCTTTAGATATAACCAAATCCCTTATGGAAGAGAATACTAAGGTCGTTGAAAAACTCGGACTAAATATGGAGAGCGATTGGCCAACAGAAGATACTAAGGATATTTTACCCATGGTTAAGAGTGCTCTAGAAAAATCAATCATTCCAACTGGATTTGAATGTTGGATGATTGTAAAAAAAGATACTATGAAAATAATAGGAGACATTGGATTTAAAGGACAACCTGATGAAAAAAAGGAGATTGAAGTAGGCTATGGTTTAGTAGAGAAAGAAAGAGGTAAGGGATTTGCAACAGAGGCATTATGTGAAATTTTAGATTGGGCCTTTTCTCAAAGGAATGTAGATGTAATTAAAGCAGATTGTTTAATAAATAATTTGGCATCTATACATGTATTAGAAAAGGTGAGAATGAAAGAAATAAATAGAGACCAGGAATTGATTTATTGGGAGCTTCAGAAAAATTCAAGATAA
- a CDS encoding HD domain-containing protein, giving the protein MREINLGVPTIEEAKLILEEGSKLNPGPWVEHSLFVGKAAELIAKEDKELDRHIALSLGMLHDIGRRYGVTSMRHSIDGYNFSMKKGYDLLARICISHSFSYKNIDAVFGKWDCSDKEYKFVKEYLDNIDFTAYDKLIQLCDALALPTGYCLMEKRMLDVAMRHGVNEYTIEKWKAIFEIKNFFEERIGKSIYSVLPNVVENTFKF; this is encoded by the coding sequence ATGAGAGAAATAAATTTAGGTGTACCTACCATAGAAGAAGCAAAGTTGATTTTAGAAGAAGGAAGTAAATTGAATCCAGGGCCTTGGGTAGAACATTCCTTATTTGTAGGCAAAGCAGCAGAATTAATCGCTAAAGAAGATAAGGAGTTAGATAGGCATATTGCATTATCATTAGGGATGTTACATGATATTGGGAGACGATATGGCGTAACGAGTATGAGGCATAGTATAGATGGGTATAACTTTTCAATGAAGAAAGGGTATGATTTATTAGCGAGAATTTGTATTTCTCATTCTTTCTCTTATAAAAACATAGATGCTGTATTTGGAAAATGGGATTGTTCAGATAAGGAATACAAATTTGTTAAAGAATATTTGGATAATATTGATTTTACAGCGTATGATAAATTGATTCAGTTATGTGACGCATTAGCTTTACCAACAGGATATTGTTTAATGGAAAAAAGAATGCTAGATGTTGCTATGAGACACGGAGTAAATGAGTACACTATTGAAAAATGGAAGGCGATCTTTGAAATAAAGAATTTTTTTGAAGAAAGGATTGGCAAATCTATTTATAGTGTTTTACCCAATGTCGTAGAAAATACGTTTAAATTTTAA
- a CDS encoding GNAT family N-acetyltransferase: MNICIVEKSIKEIELIKPLWEQLNCVHFEKSIYFKSKFEKFTFDKRVKSIYEKAQTGTIKIDMLWNSETENYVGYCLSSIEDNLGEIESIFIEDQYRKFRLGGKLMESSLSWFELNGITNIQIGVAYSNDEALPFYERYGFYIGNYILKRK; encoded by the coding sequence ATGAATATTTGCATAGTTGAAAAAAGTATAAAAGAAATTGAACTTATAAAGCCATTGTGGGAGCAACTTAATTGTGTCCACTTTGAAAAATCAATTTATTTTAAAAGTAAATTCGAAAAATTCACCTTTGATAAAAGAGTAAAATCTATTTATGAAAAAGCACAAACTGGTACTATAAAGATAGATATGCTTTGGAATAGTGAAACTGAGAATTATGTAGGATATTGTTTAAGTTCAATTGAAGATAATTTAGGAGAAATAGAATCTATCTTTATCGAAGATCAATATCGTAAATTTCGCTTAGGTGGAAAACTTATGGAGAGTTCTTTGAGTTGGTTTGAGTTAAATGGAATAACAAATATTCAAATTGGTGTAGCATATTCAAACGATGAAGCATTGCCTTTTTATGAACGCTATGGTTTTTATATTGGAAACTATATCTTAAAAAGAAAGTAA
- a CDS encoding GNAT family N-acetyltransferase, with translation MYKIHYANVDDARILGEIHSKSWKVAYKGIVPEDILNNMSSEKRQRYFEKALSEGWEEDAIIFKENIGVGLICIGKCRDEDKDNSYGEIWGIYLLPEYFNKGIGSKLIYWGLNELRNRNYKKITLWVLEENTPARKFYEKIGFNHDGTVKEITIGKKLKEYRYVKIIE, from the coding sequence ATGTATAAAATTCATTATGCAAATGTAGATGATGCTAGAATATTAGGAGAAATTCATTCGAAATCGTGGAAAGTAGCCTATAAAGGTATTGTTCCTGAAGATATATTAAATAATATGTCTTCAGAAAAAAGACAAAGATATTTTGAAAAGGCATTATCAGAAGGTTGGGAGGAAGATGCTATAATCTTTAAAGAGAATATAGGGGTAGGGCTAATATGTATTGGTAAATGTAGAGATGAGGATAAGGATAATTCTTATGGTGAAATATGGGGTATATATTTATTACCAGAGTATTTTAATAAAGGTATAGGTTCTAAATTAATATACTGGGGATTAAATGAATTAAGAAATAGAAATTATAAAAAAATTACTCTTTGGGTTCTTGAAGAAAACACACCTGCGCGAAAATTTTATGAAAAAATAGGATTTAATCATGACGGTACTGTTAAAGAAATTACTATTGGAAAAAAATTAAAAGAATATCGCTATGTAAAGATTATTGAATAA
- a CDS encoding zinc dependent phospholipase C family protein, whose product MATWIAHLRVAEKILKKGYNFEPTPFLVGNIGPDSGVPNEDWSNFNPPKKITHWEGQDKKINAQSFFDKYLNNNVIGESNELFSFKIGYFVHLLTDIEWSKLFDQKKREFLYKEGLEKDQNFIWTIKKDWYGLDFIYLQNNPQSIFNTLFKNITKVPDYLDYFPAGAFEAQVKYINEFYLGENSETKDNFIYLIEEEMDNFIYSATKIIDNILGGLLIKKSFRRQLTNEF is encoded by the coding sequence ATGGCAACCTGGATTGCACATCTAAGAGTAGCAGAAAAGATTTTGAAAAAAGGATATAATTTTGAGCCAACCCCTTTTTTAGTAGGAAACATTGGACCGGATTCTGGTGTACCTAATGAAGATTGGAGTAATTTTAATCCTCCAAAAAAAATTACACATTGGGAGGGGCAAGATAAGAAAATTAATGCTCAAAGTTTTTTTGATAAGTATTTAAATAATAACGTAATAGGAGAAAGTAATGAGCTATTCTCTTTTAAAATAGGGTATTTTGTACATTTATTGACTGATATTGAATGGTCTAAACTATTTGATCAGAAGAAGAGGGAATTTTTATATAAAGAGGGATTAGAAAAGGATCAAAATTTTATTTGGACCATAAAAAAAGATTGGTATGGGCTTGATTTTATATATTTACAAAATAATCCACAGAGTATATTTAATACACTATTTAAAAATATAACCAAAGTCCCAGATTATCTAGATTATTTTCCAGCAGGAGCCTTTGAAGCACAAGTAAAATATATTAATGAATTTTATTTAGGAGAAAATAGTGAAACTAAAGATAATTTTATTTATTTAATAGAGGAAGAAATGGACAACTTTATTTATAGTGCCACAAAAATAATAGATAATATACTTGGTGGACTATTAATAAAGAAATCGTTTAGGAGGCAACTTACCAATGAGTTTTGA
- a CDS encoding class I SAM-dependent methyltransferase, with protein MSFDNYAKTWDTDKRINRAKVISNEIGDSIEINENYSAMEFGCGTGLISFNLYDKFKSITLIDSSKGMIEILNSKINKYGVTNMVTHHLDISIKNSLGMKFDVIYTSMVLHHINDIKAIINNFHQLLNKDGYLCIVDLDEEDGSFHKGYPEFDGHNGFNQNELKTILINSDFKDIESNTFFYDDKIVKDEKVCYSLFLMKARKY; from the coding sequence ATGAGTTTTGATAATTATGCTAAAACCTGGGATACTGATAAAAGAATTAATAGAGCAAAGGTAATCTCAAATGAAATAGGAGATTCAATTGAGATTAATGAAAATTATTCTGCAATGGAATTTGGTTGTGGAACAGGTCTTATAAGCTTTAACCTTTATGATAAATTTAAAAGTATTACACTTATAGATTCATCAAAAGGAATGATAGAAATACTTAATTCTAAAATCAATAAATACGGAGTAACTAACATGGTTACTCATCATTTAGATATATCTATTAAAAATTCTTTAGGTATGAAATTTGATGTGATTTATACTTCTATGGTATTGCATCATATTAATGATATTAAAGCTATAATAAACAATTTTCACCAATTGCTTAATAAAGATGGCTATTTGTGTATAGTAGATTTGGATGAAGAAGATGGCAGCTTCCATAAGGGATATCCAGAATTTGATGGTCATAATGGCTTTAATCAAAATGAACTAAAAACTATTTTAATTAATTCTGATTTTAAAGATATAGAATCAAATACTTTCTTTTACGATGATAAAATTGTTAAGGACGAAAAAGTTTGCTATTCTTTGTTTTTGATGAAGGCAAGAAAATATTAG